Within Colias croceus chromosome 10, ilColCroc2.1, the genomic segment AAACCCAAATCGAGCGCATTaggtttatttgttttgcatCTGCAGTCGAATAATAGTCCCAAATTTAGTGTAGTTTAATGTAAATTCAAGAGACTGAGTTGACGAACACTGTTTGTTATATAAGGCAATATGATCACGCGATCGACATTTTTGTAACGTGTAGCCTGCTAGTaccaataaatttattgatttttcttTACTACATATGTATTAGGTAAAATAGCTGCGTGGAATGAAACGCTCGTTGTTAACTAAATCAGCTCTCAGGGTGACCTAATTCTTTTGTATTAACTATTACGTTTTATACTTATGATTCTTCTTGTTACGCAAAGAAAACTCTAATATGATAAAGGTTTAAATAGTATACAAAACTAACTGTTTAGAccttttaaatacattttgctTGATGATTTAAGTATGTAAATTGaagaaactaaaaattaaaacaaagtacatacctactagTAGGTATAATTTGAGTATTTCTTGAATTCCATTTCATTAGTAGGACGTTTGCATTTTAAAATCAGCCGTGCTTTGACCTAGTAGCCGAGTTCGTGTCAATTTGTGTTCGTGGGGCTTTGCTTGCTTTACTGGTAaggtttgaattttttttaactacgaAACAAAGTGACTTAATTAATAGCCGGAAGCCAAGCCAGAGGGTTAAGCAAAATGATTCTAAGTAAAGTAATTCATTTCAACATAATATGACTAAATAGTCATTTTTTTCGAACCATTATCCATTATTCTTTCTATATCTTGATGtcgatataataattaatatacctaaatattcCTCTAGGGAGTCATTGTTAAATCTGTTTCTAGTACCGATATCGCCGCCTTACTTCACCCCTTCAGTTTTTTCTccagtaaaaaaattattttatattaattgacaTAGAAAATGCAATTGAAAACGACGTCTACTTTActtgaacataaaattttgaatttaatttaaagttcatGAATTAATCGAAGAAGTAGGTAACTTTTGGAAATCATATTACTTCTCTCATTGTAAAATTTGAAActgttaatatttataataagtatttatacttttaagtATATTCATTGACTATTTGTCTTTTAAAGCCATCGGTAGAGAATCGTTCTCCGGGTATTCAGAACGGCAGTGAGTCAACTGTACCAAATCCATCGTTTGTTCGGCCGCCTCTTACCAGAAACGACTCTCGTTCTGCATTTCCATCGCCAGCGCCTCGTCCGGCTGCACCTCAGTTGCAACAGAGACCCCAATTTCAACCAGGAGGTCCAGTGACAAACTCTCCACAATTGGGTCCTCGTCCTGGAGCCCCTGTACCTAGAGGAGCTATTACTGGTGCACCTGGATCGCAGCCAATTCGTCCCCAGGCACCTTATTTGCGGCCAGCAGGCCCTCAATCCATAAATCCACAACAAGGACCGAGGCCACAACAAAGCCCCACGCAAATCTCACAGAGACCGCCTGTACCTAACAATTTGCAATTCGGTCCTCGCCAAACTCCTCAATTTGGAAGTGCATCTACACCTGAAGGTGCAAGGCAGAGTTTAAATTCTCAATTAAACGGCTCACCAAAACAAAATCCAGCACAGAATACAGGTCAACTTTCAAGACAATCATCACAGGGCTCTTTAAATAATACTGATTCTCCTCAGTCGTATCAAAGCAAACCAGTCAACCTGgataatcaaaataattccAATGAAAATCAAAATGTTAATAAGGCCGAAGGTAACAATGAAATGCCTGGGGCAGGAAAAGCGCGAAGTTTCAGCATTGCGGCAGCACCTGGTGCACCGAGCCCACTCAAAATGGAAGACGATAGACGCAAATCAGTTAGTGCCGTCAGCGGAAGAATTGATGAAATAGGTGCAAGGAATCTCGGTCTTGGGCAGATTCAAGAAATACGAGGAAGTAAGGACGTTTTAGGCTCAAGAGAAAGTGTCAGATCAGAAGCATCCAATGAAGGTACAAAAGATATAACTGATAGACCAGAATCGCGTTTGGCAGGATCAAAAATGACGGAGTCTTTTATGGGATCACTTTCTAATTTgacaaacaaaaagaaaacagATGATGATGACGATGTTGTTTCACAAAACAACTTAAGTGTGGGCAAAAACGATTCCATGCAAAATAAGACAGAGCTATCAGATCGTTCACCTTCTCTGACACGTAGTGATGATTCTCCGGAGCCcaaaaatatttctcaaaaTTCTGTTCTATCTAACAAATCCCAAAGTGTAACCCCTGAACCACAAAGACCAAAGACaccaaaaattgaaataaagcAAGACACAAATTTGGAATCTAAAAAGAGTCCTTCAACACCGAATAGGCCACTTTCTAAATCTCCGTTACTGGAATCAAAATCCCCCATACCCGATTCAAAACCACCAACCCAATTAATGAAAAAGACTTCAGAGCTTCATACAGCGGGACAAACACCAGTAGATTCAAAAAGGTCTACTCCTCGGAAGGTTGTTTCTGCACCCAAATCAAGACCGAAAGGTAATTTAGAActaattttaactatttgaGATGACTCAACGCTGACTGTGTTTATGAaacatttatctttattttttattaaacaacttATTACTATTTCTTAACTATATGCATCTCGTTTTAGATGGTGACAATGACAGCGGAGTCGACGAATCTACTCAAGGAAATGtaagttattatatttcaaatcatCCCAAATAAATctcaatattatgtaataatttattaacaaaaagataaaattttaataacatgtACACCTTTTCACAGGACCATAATGGATCTCCTGGATCACCTAACAAAACCTTACCTAGTAAATTACCTACTAAAGAAAAATCAAGCAGCAGCCTTAAACCAAGTCTTTCAAGATCTTCAAGCAAAAGTGCTACTGCAAAAACACCCGAAAATCCTCCACCATCGGAAAAGAAAAGTAAGctgcttttttatttgttgaaaaAGACCTACGTACccatattttgaaattttatcacttataatatattttgtttttatagaaGTTCCAATGAATAAGGTTCAAGTTGGCAATGCACCTTCCCCTAACATCAAGACAGTGAAATCGAAGATCGGATCTTTGGAAAATACAACTTACAAACCAGGGGGTGGAAAAGTTAAAATTGAAAACCGAAAACTCGATTTTAACAAGGTAACTCCAAAGATTGCTGCCAAAAATGATGCTTACACTCCGAGTGGTGGAGCTAAGAAGGTATGTAATGTCGAAGCCAATTTAcgttttttcaattattataactaaccattaagttttataatacttGTACATCTATAGATTACGACGACAAAATTGGAATGGAATGCCAAATCCAAAATAGGATCTCTTCAGAACACATCATACAAACCAGGTGGTGGCGATAAGAAGATAGAGACGGTAAAGTTGGATTTCAAGGAAAAAGCCAAACCCAAGGTGGCTTCTACAGTTAATATTACACACAAACCAGGCGGTGGTACTGTTAaggtaaatttttaatttttttatagaaacatTAGTACAACACTCACGAAAATTATAGGTGTATTTCGCATAATAATCAAAGTGGTAAAGGCTAAATCTTCGAATTGTGAGTACTGGATAAATTTGAGCAACCGAGCACTGtaggtaaatttaaatttttgtattttgcaaaattgatgatttgttagatggtaattaatacatttgcCTATTAGTATACACACAAATTATGACGCTTATTGGCAAAgtcttgtaaaattttattaaaatctatctTTCCTTAGAGATCTATAACAAAACCTGGAACAAGAGAAGTAAGTCCAACGAATTTTGTATTTGATATTGTGAGCTTTTGTTGTGCACATCTTTTCTTAGCGCAATTGGCAACCAGAGAAGTCCTAATCTAGTGTAAAATGAACTACATTCAGCGATTTAATGGGCCCTctatgtaaacaaaaattgtaatttaaaaacattaaaatacgtATTGTACGGGTATTGTTTCTAGTTCATTAAGTGGGAGTTACCAAGATGGAGAGCGTCGAATAGACGATCTCATTTGCTTTTTGTACGGTGTCAGGTCAGTTTGGATGCTATAGAGTAAAATTATACATCATAGGACATAATTAATGGAAGATGTGTTGTCGCTAGGACTCTGTTGAGGCTGTTTGCCACGCTGCATTGTTTGTGATGAAAATCAATAATAGTGTGAATGGGAATGTCCAGTCAaatatatgcataatatttatgtattctaTTTCAGCACATGacacttattattaaaatgaaatatatgtttattgttaatactattttattaaaattgacaaCATTGGATACTCATACAAAGGCCGTCATACGCACGCAAGAActgtttgaaataattatatattattattgttgataaatatatattataccgTTGCTATTCACCaagctatataaaaatactgcAGTAACACATAGGAAAATTGAAATGCAAAGCAAACAAATATTGAATGTTTACAACTTTACAACCACCACATAAATAAAGACTGATATTTCAGCACAACAATTCTTATATCCATgctctattttataatatatgcttttatattttatatatgcgtGTCACTT encodes:
- the LOC123694806 gene encoding microtubule-associated protein tau isoform X3, encoding MEQTPNNNVSRPSVENRSPGIQNGSESTVPNPSFVRPPLTRNDSRSAFPSPAPRPAAPQLQQRPQFQPGGPVTNSPQLGPRPGAPVPRGAITGAPGSQPIRPQAPYLRPAGPQSINPQQGPRPQQSPTQISQRPPVPNNLQFGPRQTPQFGSASTPEGARQSLNSQLNGSPKQNPAQNTGQLSRQSSQGSLNNTDSPQSYQSKPVNLDNQNNSNENQNVNKAEGNNEMPGAGKARSFSIAAAPGAPSPLKMEDDRRKSVSAVSGRIDEIGARNLGLGQIQEIRGSKDVLGSRESVRSEASNEGTKDITDRPESRLAGSKMTESFMGSLSNLTNKKKTDDDDDVVSQNNLSVGKNDSMQNKTELSDRSPSLTRSDDSPEPKNISQNSVLSNKSQSVTPEPQRPKTPKIEIKQDTNLESKKSPSTPNRPLSKSPLLESKSPIPDSKPPTQLMKKTSELHTAGQTPVDSKRSTPRKVVSAPKSRPKDGDNDSGVDESTQGNDHNGSPGSPNKTLPSKLPTKEKSSSSLKPSLSRSSSKSATAKTPENPPPSEKKKVPMNKVQVGNAPSPNIKTVKSKIGSLENTTYKPGGGKVKIENRKLDFNKVTPKIAAKNDAYTPSGGAKKITTTKLEWNAKSKIGSLQNTSYKPGGGDKKIETVKLDFKEKAKPKVASTVNITHKPGGGTVKIENQKLEFKAQSKVGSLDNVKHKPGGGDIKIFDDKDYIKQIGGHSPLPNSHGQSRQEPEYIYTFY
- the LOC123694806 gene encoding microtubule-associated protein tau isoform X1, whose product is MEQTPNNNVSRPSVENRSPGIQNGSESTVPNPSFVRPPLTRNDSRSAFPSPAPRPAAPQLQQRPQFQPGGPVTNSPQLGPRPGAPVPRGAITGAPGSQPIRPQAPYLRPAGPQSINPQQGPRPQQSPTQISQRPPVPNNLQFGPRQTPQFGSASTPEGARQSLNSQLNGSPKQNPAQNTGQLSRQSSQGSLNNTDSPQSYQSKPVNLDNQNNSNENQNVNKAEGNNEMPGAGKARSFSIAAAPGAPSPLKMEDDRRKSVSAVSGRIDEIGARNLGLGQIQEIRGSKDVLGSRESVRSEASNEGTKDITDRPESRLAGSKMTESFMGSLSNLTNKKKTDDDDDVVSQNNLSVGKNDSMQNKTELSDRSPSLTRSDDSPEPKNISQNSVLSNKSQSVTPEPQRPKTPKIEIKQDTNLESKKSPSTPNRPLSKSPLLESKSPIPDSKPPTQLMKKTSELHTAGQTPVDSKRSTPRKVVSAPKSRPKDGDNDSGVDESTQGNDHNGSPGSPNKTLPSKLPTKEKSSSSLKPSLSRSSSKSATAKTPENPPPSEKKKVPMNKVQVGNAPSPNIKTVKSKIGSLENTTYKPGGGKVKIENRKLDFNKVTPKIAAKNDAYTPSGGAKKITTTKLEWNAKSKIGSLQNTSYKPGGGDKKIETVKLDFKEKAKPKVASTVNITHKPGGGTVKIENQKLEFKAQSKVGSLDNVKHKPGGGDIKIFDDKDYIKQIGGHSPLPNSHGQSRQEGDFYTEEWEEERPLTRSRSARFSRTPRTPRAMSPRKPDEERFLRNTCTMRKSSNRPVSARDPPRMTCSRRSSITHRPAFTVY
- the LOC123694806 gene encoding microtubule-associated protein tau isoform X2, whose translation is MEQTPNNNVSRPSVENRSPGIQNGSESTVPNPSFVRPPLTRNDSRSAFPSPAPRPAAPQLQQRPQFQPGGPVTNSPQLGPRPGAPVPRGAITGAPGSQPIRPQAPYLRPAGPQSINPQQGPRPQQSPTQISQRPPVPNNLQFGPRQTPQFGSASTPEGARQSLNSQLNGSPKQNPAQNTGQLSRQSSQGSLNNTDSPQSYQSKPVNLDNQNNSNENQNVNKAEGNNEMPGAGKARSFSIAAAPGAPSPLKMEDDRRKSVSAVSGRIDEIGARNLGLGQIQEIRGSKDVLGSRESVRSEASNEGTKDITDRPESRLAGSKMTESFMGSLSNLTNKKKTDDDDDVVSQNNLSVGKNDSMQNKTELSDRSPSLTRSDDSPEPKNISQNSVLSNKSQSVTPEPQRPKTPKIEIKQDTNLESKKSPSTPNRPLSKSPLLESKSPIPDSKPPTQLMKKTSELHTAGQTPVDSKRSTPRKVVSAPKSRPKDGDNDSGVDESTQGNDHNGSPGSPNKTLPSKLPTKEKSSSSLKPSLSRSSSKSATAKTPENPPPSEKKKVPMNKVQVGNAPSPNIKTVKSKIGSLENTTYKPGGGKVKIENRKLDFNKVTPKIAAKNDAYTPSGGAKKITTTKLEWNAKSKIGSLQNTSYKPGGGDKKIETVKLDFKEKAKPKVASTVNITHKPGGGTVKIENQKLEFKAQSKVGSLDNVKHKPGGGDIKIFDDKDYIKQIGGHSPLPNSHGQSRQESPVPPSQQPPKADENLNEQQS
- the LOC123694806 gene encoding microtubule-associated protein tau isoform X4, translated to MEQTPNNNVSRPSVENRSPGIQNGSESTVPNPSFVRPPLTRNDSRSAFPSPAPRPAAPQLQQRPQFQPGGPVTNSPQLGPRPGAPVPRGAITGAPGSQPIRPQAPYLRPAGPQSINPQQGPRPQQSPTQISQRPPVPNNLQFGPRQTPQFGSASTPEGARQSLNSQLNGSPKQNPAQNTGQLSRQSSQGSLNNTDSPQSYQSKPVNLDNQNNSNENQNVNKAEGNNEMPGAGKARSFSIAAAPGAPSPLKMEDDRRKSVSAVSGRIDEIGARNLGLGQIQEIRGSKDVLGSRESVRSEASNEGTKDITDRPESRLAGSKMTESFMGSLSNLTNKKKTDDDDDVVSQNNLSVGKNDSMQNKTELSDRSPSLTRSDDSPEPKNISQNSVLSNKSQSVTPEPQRPKTPKIEIKQDTNLESKKSPSTPNRPLSKSPLLESKSPIPDSKPPTQLMKKTSELHTAGQTPVDSKRSTPRKVVSAPKSRPKDGDNDSGVDESTQGNDHNGSPGSPNKTLPSKLPTKEKSSSSLKPSLSRSSSKSATAKTPENPPPSEKKKVPMNKVQVGNAPSPNIKTVKSKIGSLENTTYKPGGGKVKIENRKLDFNKVTPKIAAKNDAYTPSGGAKKITTTKLEWNAKSKIGSLQNTSYKPGGGDKKIETVKLDFKEKAKPKVASTVNITHKPGGGTVKSPVPPSQQPPKADENLNEQQS